A genomic segment from Juglans regia cultivar Chandler chromosome 14, Walnut 2.0, whole genome shotgun sequence encodes:
- the LOC108995602 gene encoding uncharacterized protein LOC108995602 has protein sequence MPEFKEEEEPIVPVWIVLPGLPPNFYHESLLKILTAPIGRFIRHDNPTSCATLTDGARLCVEMDAAIEPISHFWIGMPGLGSSRKQEIVYETLPAFCSICKIQGHNVHTCRVGKKKPEKKIWVRQQPKDGDQEPEMEEPIELVLEEPKEPVMEEPRVEDQSKLVLGSTVLAFPRINVEQVDAKYADVNLVLGASASTLMIEELVVETEIGEAVNTESLAEVRQNDASLHSDAVRRETKQATETEPLAEVETVFTKEAQQTDDAFCLEEGSLSDPEPDIHAEVFSQDKEYHSDIEEETGKRKYRKKKFQKIRSSNRVITRATKLSL, from the coding sequence ATGCCAGAATttaaggaggaggaagaaccaATTGTGCCGGTTTGGATAGTTTTAccaggtttgcctcctaacttttatcatgaatctttgcTTAAAATCTTGACAGCTCCAATCGGTAGATTTATTAGGCATGATAATCCCACAAGTTGTGCGACTCTCACTGATGGTGCGCGTCTCTGTGTGGAGATGGATGCGGCCATTGAGCCTATTTCCcatttttggattggaatgCCGGGGTTGGGTTCCAGTCGAAAGCAGGAGATTGTGTATGAAACACTGCCTGCTTTCTGTTCTATATGCAAAATCCAGGGGCACAATGTGCATACATGTcgggttggaaaaaaaaaaccagaaaagaaaatttgggtTCGGCAACAACCAAAAGATGGTGATCAAGAACCAGAAATGGAAGAGCCTATAGAACTAGTATTGGAAGAGCCTAAAGAACCTGTTATGGAGGAACCTAGGGTGGAAGACCAATCCAAGTTGGTTCTTGGGTCTACGGTTTTAGCTTTTCCAAGAATTAATGTAGAACAAGTAGATGCAAAGTACGCGGATGTTAATTTGGTTTTAGGGGCCTCTGCTTCTACTTTGATGATTGAGGAGTTAGTAGTGGAAACAGAAATTGGAGAGGCAGTTAATACAGAGAGTCTTGCTGAGGTGAGGCAAAATGATGCTAGTTTGCATTCGGATGCAGTGAGGCGAGAGACAAAGCAGGCCACGGAAACAGAGCCTTTGGCGGAGGTGGAAACAGTGTTTACAAAAGAGGCCCAGCAGACTGATGATgcattttgtttggaagaagGGTCATTATCGGATCCGGAACCTGATATTCATGCGGAAGTTTTTTCGCAGGATAAGGAGTATCACTCGGACATAGAGGAAGAAACTGGGAAGAggaaatataggaaaaaaaaatttcagaaaattaGGAGTTCTAATCGAGTGATTACTCGAGCCACAAAATTGTCCCTATGA
- the LOC108995603 gene encoding uncharacterized protein LOC108995603 codes for MEPFQNFVKAQSYMLTLHFDNVISNEEVGGKIWVVWMNDLNVQIMRMTSQFLSLRIVEGQFQFLGNFIYAKCNMMDRRVLWEDLRWNSMNEDPCLFAGDFNIIHTNLERRGGRPRPIAAMDDFNQWIHEGGLIDLSAQGSNFSWCNGQSGLARAWAKLDHVLLDANLLSLFPTASCLYLPRTISDHCPMLVEFLKDPYSYGPPPFRCQQMWVEHPEFIDFVKQVWSVPVVGTGLVILACKLKKVKVALREWNKRVFGRTNAHIESLEAKVEGLEGCLQREWDIDAERELVVASDELYSWRRREDIRLAQMAKIKWNMDDDRNSKFFHVWLANKLRKRIKGMRTPDGVEFNSPEEIHNGAVAYFTNFLKNTNQSRALPDLSDLILPVIDVEDCTCLCHIPSLDEVTEALSSIPINSSPGPDGFGAASEVLFGFFYCANSEDRCAYWF; via the exons ATGGAGCCTTTCCAGAATTTTGTTAAAGCTCAATCCTACATGCTCACTCTTCATTTTGATAATGTAATTTCTAATGAAGAAGTTGGTGGGAAAATATGGGTCGTGTGGATGAATGATTTAAATGTACAGATTATGCGGATGACCTCACAGTTTTTGTCTCTAAGGATAGTTGAGggtcaatttcaatttttgggtaattttatttatgcaaagtgtaataTGATGGATAGGCGGGTTTTATGGGAGGACTTGAGGTGGAATAGTATGAATGAGGatccttgtttgtttgctggtgatttcaatattattcatacGAATTTGGAAAGACGGGGTGGTCGTCCTAGGCCAATAGCGGCGATGGATGATTTTAACCAATGGATCCATGAGGGTGGTTTAATTGATTTAAGTGCACAAGGTAgtaatttttcttggtgtaatggccagagTGGTTTAGCTAGAGCTTGGGCTAAGCTGGATCATGTTTTATTGGATGCAAATTTACTGTCTTTGTTCCCTACGGCCTCTTGTTTGTACTTACCAAGGACGATTTCGGATCATTGCCCTATGCTGGTTGAATTTCTTAAGGATCCTTATTCATATGGTCCTCCTCCATTTCGAtgtcagcaaatgtgggttgagcatccagaatttattgattttgtaaaGCAGGTGTGGTCTGTGCCGGTGGTTGGAACGGGGCTTGTCATTCTTGCTTGTAAGCTTAAAAAGGTGAAAGTGGCTCTTCGTGAATGGAATAAGCGAGTGTTTGGGAGGACCAATGCCCATATTGAATCTTTGGAAGCGAAGGTTGAGGGTCTGGAAGGGTGTCTGCAAAGAGAGTGGGATATTGATGCCGAGAGGGAGCTTGTGGTGGCTTCGGATGAATTGTATTCTTGGAGACGTAGGGAAGATATCAGATTAGCTCAAATggctaaaataaaatggaatatgGACGATGAtcgtaattcaaaattttttcatgtatggtTAGCTAATAAACTACGTAAAAGAATCAAAGGGATGAGAACTCCGGATGGGGTTGAGTTTAATTCGccagaagaaattcataatggaGCTGTTGCGTATTTTACGAACTTCCTTAAAAATACTAACCAGTCACGAGCACTTCCGGATTTATCAGATTTGATTTTGCCAGTTATTGATGTTGAGGATTGTACATGTCTTTGTCATATCCCTTCATTGGATGAAGTAACGGAGGCTCTTTCTTCGATTCCTATAAACAGTTCTCCtgggccagatggttttggagcag ctTCCGAGGTTCTTTTTggcttcttttattgtgctaATTCCGAAGACAGATGTGCCTACTGGTTTTGA